From one Bacteroidota bacterium genomic stretch:
- a CDS encoding Gfo/Idh/MocA family oxidoreductase, giving the protein MLKVGVLGAGHLGKIHLRQILELKDVYELVGFYDPDPITSEKVSQELGIRNFKTMEELIEQVEVVDVVTPTVNHYECASKALRMSRHVFIEKPLANTLQESKDLIRLAKEADMKVQIGHVERFNPAFKAASPYLHQPMFIETHRLAQFNPRGTDVSVVLDLMIHDIDIVLSVVRSSVKKISTSGVAVVSDTPDIANARIEFDNGCVANLTASRISLKNMRKTRFFQRDAYISVDFLKKSTEVVRLKEVEGDPDPLAVLLEMGDGKPVKQIYFENPGVEDSNAIREELRSFAEAIVEDKTPKVSIDDGYAALNVAYQVIDKLKLLPSIVS; this is encoded by the coding sequence ATGTTGAAAGTTGGTGTGTTAGGCGCAGGGCATCTGGGTAAAATTCATTTAAGACAGATCCTTGAGTTAAAGGATGTATATGAGTTGGTTGGGTTTTATGACCCGGATCCTATAACCTCCGAAAAGGTAAGTCAGGAACTGGGTATCAGGAATTTTAAAACCATGGAGGAGCTGATTGAGCAAGTGGAGGTGGTTGATGTAGTAACACCTACCGTGAATCATTATGAATGTGCCAGCAAAGCATTACGGATGTCAAGGCATGTATTTATTGAAAAACCTTTAGCCAATACCTTGCAGGAATCCAAAGACCTTATTCGCCTGGCGAAAGAGGCGGATATGAAAGTTCAAATAGGACATGTAGAGCGGTTTAATCCTGCATTTAAAGCAGCAAGCCCTTATCTGCATCAACCGATGTTTATTGAAACGCATAGACTGGCACAATTCAATCCACGAGGTACTGATGTTTCGGTGGTACTTGATTTGATGATTCACGATATTGATATTGTTTTAAGCGTGGTGAGATCATCAGTGAAAAAGATAAGTACAAGTGGAGTTGCTGTAGTCAGTGATACACCTGATATCGCTAATGCCCGTATAGAATTTGATAACGGATGTGTGGCGAATTTGACGGCAAGCAGAATATCATTGAAGAATATGCGAAAAACAAGATTCTTCCAACGGGATGCTTATATCTCCGTTGATTTTCTCAAAAAGAGCACTGAAGTCGTTCGCCTGAAAGAAGTAGAGGGTGATCCTGATCCACTAGCCGTTCTTCTTGAAATGGGTGATGGAAAGCCGGTAAAGCAAATATATTTTGAGAATCCCGGTGTCGAAGATTCCAACGCAATCCGGGAGGAGTTAAGATCTTTTGCCGAAGCCATTGTAGAGGATAAAACACCTAAAGTTTCTATTGATGACGGGTACGCCGCTTTGAATGTGGCCTATCAGGTCATTGATAAATTGAAATTACTCCCCTCTATTGTTTCATAG
- a CDS encoding protein-L-isoaspartate(D-aspartate) O-methyltransferase → MLQDSFRHQGLRRQLVAQLREKGIQNEMVLEAIGKIPRHLFMDNAFLEFAYQDKAFPIACGQTISQPFTVAYQTQLLDPAKGEKVLEIGTGSGYQSAVLAESGAKVFSIERHKPLHEETRKRLDQLNYFSIKTHYGDGFKGLPAFAPFDKILVTCGAPEIPQILLGQLKVGGIMVIPVGSLTEQVMTTVIKKPGGEIEIIHFDTFRFVPMLGDKVR, encoded by the coding sequence ATGCTTCAGGATTCATTCAGACATCAAGGCCTTCGCAGGCAATTAGTTGCGCAGTTACGCGAAAAGGGAATTCAAAATGAAATGGTACTGGAGGCCATTGGAAAAATTCCACGACATCTGTTCATGGACAATGCATTTTTGGAGTTTGCCTATCAGGACAAAGCTTTTCCTATTGCTTGTGGACAAACTATATCTCAACCTTTTACTGTTGCTTACCAAACCCAATTACTCGACCCGGCAAAGGGTGAAAAAGTATTGGAAATCGGGACCGGAAGCGGATATCAATCTGCTGTATTGGCTGAGTCGGGTGCCAAAGTATTTTCTATTGAGCGGCATAAACCTTTGCATGAAGAAACGAGGAAAAGGCTTGACCAGTTAAATTACTTCAGTATTAAAACGCATTACGGAGATGGATTCAAGGGCCTTCCCGCTTTTGCTCCCTTTGATAAGATATTAGTAACCTGCGGTGCTCCTGAAATTCCTCAAATACTTTTAGGACAACTTAAAGTAGGAGGGATCATGGTTATTCCGGTAGGTTCTTTAACCGAGCAGGTGATGACCACCGTAATCAAAAAGCCCGGTGGTGAAATAGAAATTATTCATTTCGACACTTTTCGATTTGTCCCTATGCTTGGTGACAAAGTTCGTTGA
- the surE gene encoding 5'/3'-nucleotidase SurE — MSTKKKTIKKSGKPVILVTNDDGITAPGIRNLVEAMKLIGKVIVVAPDSPQSAMGHAITINKPLRLDKVNVFEGVDSWQCSGTPVDCVKLAVNQILHKKPDLCVSGINHGSNSSINVIYSGTMSAAMEGAIEGIPSIGFSLLNYSMEADFSPSRKIIDKVVRNILKIGLPEGTLLNVNIPNLPISKIKGIRICRQANAKWKEEFDERKDPYGRTYYWLTGKFINFDSGDDTDEWALQNGYVSVVPVQFDFTAHHAIPHLNTVKWHEKI, encoded by the coding sequence ATGAGCACAAAGAAGAAGACGATAAAAAAATCCGGCAAACCCGTCATATTGGTGACCAACGATGATGGTATAACGGCACCGGGCATACGCAATTTAGTAGAAGCGATGAAATTGATAGGGAAAGTAATTGTGGTCGCTCCGGATAGCCCTCAATCCGCTATGGGTCATGCAATTACAATCAACAAACCGCTGCGATTGGATAAGGTAAATGTCTTTGAAGGAGTGGATTCATGGCAATGTTCAGGTACTCCTGTTGATTGTGTGAAACTTGCGGTCAATCAAATTTTGCATAAAAAACCGGATTTATGTGTTTCCGGAATTAATCATGGCTCAAACTCTTCTATTAATGTGATTTATTCAGGTACGATGTCCGCAGCAATGGAAGGTGCCATTGAAGGTATTCCAAGTATCGGCTTCAGTCTTTTGAATTACAGTATGGAGGCTGACTTTTCACCTTCAAGAAAAATAATTGACAAAGTAGTTCGCAACATTTTAAAGATTGGCTTACCGGAAGGAACATTGCTCAACGTGAATATTCCAAATCTGCCTATTTCGAAGATAAAAGGAATTCGAATTTGTCGACAGGCAAATGCAAAATGGAAAGAAGAATTTGATGAACGCAAGGATCCTTATGGGCGCACCTATTATTGGCTGACAGGTAAGTTCATCAATTTCGATAGTGGTGATGATACGGATGAATGGGCATTACAAAACGGGTATGTTTCTGTAGTTCCGGTCCAGTTCGACTTCACTGCTCATCACGCCATTCCTCATTTAAACACCGTGAAATGGCATGAAAAAATTTAA